Proteins from a genomic interval of Bacillus mesophilus:
- a CDS encoding D-TA family PLP-dependent enzyme → MIKVQDLDTPTLLLDYKKVIQNISEVSSFANEIGVAVRPHIKTHKSIKIAELQLNAGAVGITVAKIGEAEVMAEGGIKDILVAYPIASPQKINRIIQLLKKGIRVKVAVDQEVQLQLLNDVLQHTSLELEVWIKVNSGLNRCGVEPGPHALKLAEKIMMKKQLKLGGIFTHAGHSYAAKSIEDIHKIGVDEGKAVVDSASECEKAGIPIAVRSVGSTPTYKQAGAVKGITEIRPGNAVFFDAIQVGLGVTTLERCALTLLASVVGVYQDRIVFDTGSKSLCLDKGAHGNETVKGYGLIQGHEEITLERLSEEHGVGVFLQSPKLQVNDVVQIIPNHACTVANMFNEYVVHEDGLVIDHWKVDARGRVK, encoded by the coding sequence ATGATCAAAGTTCAAGACTTAGATACACCTACACTTTTACTAGATTATAAAAAAGTAATTCAAAATATTTCTGAAGTATCTTCGTTTGCAAACGAGATAGGAGTTGCAGTTCGACCACATATTAAAACTCACAAATCTATTAAGATTGCTGAGCTGCAGCTAAATGCAGGAGCAGTTGGAATTACTGTTGCAAAAATAGGTGAAGCAGAGGTAATGGCTGAGGGTGGAATAAAGGATATTTTAGTGGCCTACCCTATTGCAAGTCCTCAGAAAATTAATAGAATAATACAGTTACTTAAAAAGGGAATACGGGTGAAGGTAGCGGTCGATCAAGAAGTTCAACTGCAGTTATTAAACGATGTACTTCAACATACATCATTGGAATTAGAAGTATGGATAAAGGTAAACTCAGGTTTAAATCGTTGTGGTGTAGAACCAGGACCCCATGCACTTAAATTAGCAGAAAAGATTATGATGAAAAAGCAATTAAAGCTTGGTGGGATCTTCACTCATGCGGGTCACTCATATGCGGCTAAATCTATAGAAGATATCCATAAGATTGGTGTAGATGAAGGGAAGGCTGTGGTTGATAGTGCAAGTGAGTGTGAGAAGGCGGGTATTCCCATTGCAGTTAGAAGTGTGGGTTCAACACCAACATATAAACAGGCAGGAGCGGTAAAGGGTATTACTGAAATTAGACCTGGAAATGCAGTATTCTTTGATGCCATTCAAGTTGGCTTAGGTGTCACAACGTTAGAAAGATGTGCACTTACACTGTTAGCATCTGTGGTTGGTGTATACCAAGATCGAATCGTGTTTGATACAGGAAGTAAATCACTTTGTTTAGATAAAGGTGCTCACGGAAATGAAACGGTGAAGGGCTATGGTTTAATTCAAGGGCATGAAGAGATTACCCTAGAGCGTTTATCAGAAGAGCACGGGGTGGGAGTGTTCCTGCAATCCCCTAAACTTCAAGTAAACGATGTTGTGCAGATTATCCCAAATCATGCATGTACGGTAGCTAATATGTTTAATGAATATGTAGTTCATGAGGACGGACTTGTCATTGATCATTGGAAGGTAGATGCAAGAGGGAGAGTTAAGTAA
- a CDS encoding anti-repressor SinI family protein → MNSVEKLQSHFLLGEELDQEWVELVLEAIQLGLTKEEIREFLTNPNSIIHPPPIAKSV, encoded by the coding sequence ATGAATTCAGTAGAAAAGCTGCAAAGTCATTTTTTATTAGGGGAAGAATTGGACCAAGAGTGGGTTGAATTAGTGCTAGAAGCCATTCAGTTAGGTTTAACTAAGGAAGAGATAAGAGAATTTTTAACGAATCCGAACAGCATCATTCATCCCCCTCCCATCGCAAAGTCTGTGTAA